From the Solanum lycopersicum chromosome 10, SLM_r2.1 genome, one window contains:
- the LOC101265482 gene encoding transcription factor bHLH162-like, producing the protein MERHLKSKLAPKLERKYVEKNRRNHMKNLCNQLHSMLPTHSSTSKETTMTVPDQIDAAVKHIETLKMNLEKNKKHLEELKMGPNKAQSLNQTNEPGPITKSPPQIEFHEMGPNMVVVLINSLDNIATFNNIIRLCHKEGVEVVSTSFKLNGNSTLQISHEPKVQINKSSPMEFKATSLCDKMKELIYGPSCNNDIESNQHLWDYIIESGLIEFNTIELPPIENHMKNIYETPSFF; encoded by the exons atggaaagaCACTTGAAGTCTAAATTAGCTCCAAAATTGGAAAGGAAATATGTGGAGAAAAATAGAAGGAATCATATGAAGAATTTATGTAATCAGCTTCATTCCATGCTCCCTACTCATTCATCTACCTCTAAG GAAACAACAATGACAGTGCCTGATCAAATAGATGCAGCAGTGAAACACATTGAAACCTTGAAAATGAATTTAGAGAAGAACAAGAAGCACTTGGAAGAATTGAAAATGGGCCCAAATAAGGCCCAATCACTCAATCAAACTAATGAGCCCGGCCCAATCACAAAGTCACCACCTCAGATTGAATTCCATGAAATGGGCCCAAACATGGTCGTGGTTTTAATAAATAGCCTTGATAATATAGCCACTTTTAATAACATCATTAGATTGTGCCATAAAGAAGGTGTTGAGGTTGTGTCTACAAGCTTTAAACTCAATGGAAACTCTACACTACAAATTTCTCATGAACCTAAG GTACAAATCAATAAAAGTTCACCAATGGAATTTAAGGCTACAAGTCTTTGTGATAAGATGAAGGAGTTGATTTATGGACCATCTTGCAACAATGACATTGAATCAAACCAACATCTATGGGACTACATTATTGAATCTGGACTTATAGAATTTAATACAATAGAGTTACCACCAatagaaaatcatatgaaaaatatttatgaaactCCAAGCTTTTTCTAA